In the Limanda limanda chromosome 10, fLimLim1.1, whole genome shotgun sequence genome, one interval contains:
- the LOC133011414 gene encoding protocadherin beta-15-like — protein MGDKGFSALRPGFCFVSFILMLNVVHGDLSYSIQEEMKRGSVTGNIAKDLGIDLRTLSSRKARVDFEGTQQRYCDMNLNTGDLITTERIDRESLCGKKPSCVLVIDLLLENPLELHRVSLHVQDVNDNSPKFKKMLIEMEIRESADKGNRFSIEEAHDADIGQNTVQRYNLQKNDNFILAVDNNKVELVLENTLDREKQKEMNLLLTALDGGSPQRSGTVVIHVTVLDANDNAPVFSQAVYKASLPENSPPDTVVINVSATDADEGVNGDVTYDFGHVTEDDVNVFSIDHKTGEIRVTGVIDFEARSSFEMGVEAKDGLGLTSYAKVMIDVTDVNDNAPVIYLKSLTNPIPENVSPGSEVGIINVQDRDSESNRQVRCSIQQNVPFKLVPSIKNYYSLVTTGQLDRELVSDYNITITATDEGSPPLSSSKTVQLSVADINDNPPVFEEQSYSAYVTENNKPGSTLCSVTARDPDWRQNGTVVYSLLPGEVNGAQVSSYLSVNGDTGVIHAVRSFDYEQFRSFKVHVMARDNGSPPFSSNVTISVFISDVNDNSPQILYPAPEGNSFMTELVPKAAHGGSLVSKVIAVDADSGQNAWLSYQIVKTTDPGLFTIGVHSGEIRTQRDISESDSMKQNLIVAVKDNGQPSLSATCSMYLLISDNLAEVPELKDISYDEKNSKLTSYLIIALVSVSTFFLTFIIIILGVRFCRRRKPRMLFDGAVAIPSAYLPPNYADVDGTGTLRSTYNYDAYLTTGSRTSDFKFVTSYNDNTLPADQTLRKSPSDFADAFGDCDSSPEIPFGLQTTCSDIITGKSSDNW, from the exons ATGGGAGACAAAGGATTTTCAGCGCTTCGTCCGGGCTTCTGCTTCGTTTCCTTCATTCTAATGCTGAACGTGGTTCATGGAGACCTGAGTTATTCTATTCAAGAGGAGATGAAACGAGGATCTGTTACTGGAAATATAGCGAAGGATCTCGGGATTGATCTGAGGACCTTGTCTTCTCGAAAGGCTCGTGTTGATTTTGAGGGGACACAACAGCGGTACTGTGACATGAATCTGAACACCGGGGATCTGATCACCACGGAGAGAATCGACAGAGAAAGCCTTTGCGGCAAGAAACCATCGTGTGTGTTAGTGATAGACCTGCTGTTAGAAAATCCCCTAGAGCTTCATCGAGTGAGTCTTCATGTTCAAGATGTAAACGACAACTCgccaaaatttaaaaaaatgttgattgAAATGGAAATAAGGGAGTCGGCAGATAAGGGAAATCGCTTTTCAATCGAGGAGGCCCACGACGCAGATATAGGTCAAAATACCGTTCAGAGGTACAACCTGCAAAAGAATGACAACTTCATTCTCGCTGTTGATAATAACAAGGTTGAACTTGTTTTGGAAAATACTCTTGATcgagagaaacaaaaagagatGAATTTGCTTCTGACTGCTTTGGATGGTGGCTCTCCTCAAAGATCAGGCACCGTAGTGATACACGTCACTGTGCTGGATGCTAATGATAACGCCCCAGTGTTTAGTCAGGCCGTTTATAAAGCAAGTCTGCCTGAAAACTCTCCTCCTGATACCGTTGTGATTAATGTCAGTGCCACTGACGCAGACGAAGGAGTGAATGGAGATGTGACGTATGACTTTGGTCACGTGACTGAAGacgatgtaaatgtgttttctattgATCACAAAACGGGTGAAATCAGAGTAACTGGTGTGATTGATTTTGAAGCAAGAAGTTCTTTTGAAATGGGAGTTGAAGCTAAAGATGGTTTAGGACTAACATCTTACGCTAAAGTTATGATAGATGTTACTGATGTGAATGACAATGCTCCggttatatatttaaaatctcTGACTAACCCCATACCTGAGAACGTGTCACCTGGTTCAGAGGTGGGAATAATTAACGTGCAGGACAGAGACTCTGAGAGTAACAGACAGGTTCGCTGCTCCATTCAGCAAAATGTCCCTTTTAAGTTAGTTCCTTCGATTAAAAACTATTATTCTCTGGTGACCACAGGACAGCTGGACCGTGAACTAGTGTCAGATTACAACATAACAATCACTGCCACTGACGAGGgctctccacctctgtcctcctctaaaACTGTTCAGTTATCTGTAGCTGACATCAATGACAACCCACCTGTGTTTGAGGAACAGTCCTACAGCGCATATgtgactgaaaataacaaacctGGCTCCACGTTATGTTCCGTTACTGCTCGAGACCCCGACTGGAGACAAAACGGCACAGTGGTTTATTCTCTGTTACCTGGTGAGGTGAACGGTGCCCAGGTGTCCTCCTATCTATCAGTTAACGGAGACACGGGGGTGATCCACGCTGTGAGGTCGTTTGATTATGAACAGTTCAGGAGCTTTAAAGTCCACGTGATGGCCAGAGACAACGGTTCTCCTCCGTTCAGCAGCAACGTTACCATCAGCGTCTTCATATCGGATGTCAACGACAACTCTCCACAGATACTGTACCCCGCCCCGGAGGGCAACTCCTTCATGACCGAGCTGGTCCCCAAAGCTGCACACGGAGGCTCTCTGGTGTCCAAAGTGATTGCGGTGGACGCGGACTCGGGACAGAACGCCTGGCTGTCCTATCAGATAGTCAAAACTACTGATCCGGGACTTTTCACTATTGGTGTCCACAGCGGAGAGATCAGGACACAGCGGGACATTTCTGAATCTGACAGCATGAAACAGAACCTTATTGTGGCGGTGAAAGATAACGGACagccctctctgtctgccacctGTTCcatgtatttacttatttcGGATAACTTGGCTGAGGTGCCAGAACTCAAAGACATTTCTTATGATGAGAAGAATTCAAAACTGACCTCTTACCTGATCATAGCGCTGGTCTCCGTCTCCACCTTTTTCctgaccttcatcatcatcatcctgggtGTGAGGTTTTGTCGCAGGAGAAAGCCCAGAATGTTGTTTGACGGAGCTGTCGCCATCCCCAGTGCTTATCTCCCTCCTAATTACGCAGATGTTGATGGCACAGGAACTTTACGCAGCACTTACAATTATGACGCCTACCTGACAACAGGTTCTCGAACCAGTGACTTTAAGTTCGTGACATCTTACAATGACAACACACTGCCTGCTGACCAGACTCTGAGGAAAAGTCCTTCTGACTTTGCTGATGCTTTTGGAGACTGTGATTCTTCTCCTGAG ATACCATTTGGCTTGCAGACTACCTGCTCCGATATAATCACAGGAAAGTCCAGTGACAACTGGTGA